In a single window of the Terrirubrum flagellatum genome:
- a CDS encoding sigma-70 family RNA polymerase sigma factor: MTSHLLSESLFNAARHGEREAIMRVLEVAQPDIRRYARAACRTSADAEDAAQEALWLLFRRVGAIRSLASFSSWLFTVVRRECLRLARRAGLLRGEPLEEPDLAPASSSSNADLRLDLAAAIEALPAHYREIILMRDVREMTIDEIAAALNATRQSTKARLHRARSLMREYLAR; this comes from the coding sequence ATGACGAGCCACCTCCTCTCCGAATCCCTGTTCAACGCCGCTCGCCATGGCGAGCGCGAGGCGATCATGCGCGTGCTGGAAGTCGCGCAGCCCGACATCAGGCGCTATGCGCGCGCCGCCTGCCGCACATCGGCCGACGCGGAAGACGCCGCGCAGGAGGCGCTGTGGCTTCTGTTCCGGCGCGTCGGCGCCATCCGGTCGCTCGCGTCCTTTTCAAGCTGGCTGTTCACGGTCGTGCGCCGCGAATGTCTCAGACTGGCGCGTCGCGCCGGCTTGTTGCGCGGCGAACCGCTTGAAGAGCCTGATCTTGCGCCGGCGTCATCTTCGTCCAACGCCGATCTCCGGCTCGATCTTGCCGCGGCGATCGAGGCGCTGCCCGCGCATTATCGCGAGATCATCCTGATGCGCGACGTCAGGGAAATGACCATCGACGAAATCGCCGCGGCGCTCAACGCGACGCGGCAATCCACCAAGGCCCGCCTGCATCG